A genomic stretch from Deltaproteobacteria bacterium includes:
- a CDS encoding D-2-hydroxyacid dehydrogenase family protein, which produces MKIAVIDDYQNAFRTLKCFPKLAAHEVVVYTDTANDVASLAEKLKDADAVVLTQQRSYFPRALIEKLPKLKLIGQTGRAATHVDLKACTEKGVVVSAGGSGNPNATAELTWGLILSSLRNLPLEVTSLKNGGWQSTLGIGVSGKTIGIYAYGKIGSIVAAVGKAFGAHVICWGREGSTGRAKAAGFEVANSREGFFAEADILSLHLPLNNDTRGIVTGEDLARMKPTARLVNASRSGLIAKGALVAALKAGRPGFAAVDVYDSEPVGADEPLIKMANVTCTPHLGYVTRESYEEYYATVVDDLVNFAAGKPSNVLNPVRW; this is translated from the coding sequence ATGAAAATCGCAGTCATCGACGATTACCAAAATGCTTTTAGAACTTTAAAATGTTTTCCCAAGCTGGCCGCTCATGAAGTCGTCGTTTACACCGACACGGCGAACGATGTGGCGAGTCTGGCGGAAAAATTAAAAGATGCCGACGCCGTGGTGTTGACCCAGCAGCGTTCGTATTTTCCGCGCGCGCTAATCGAGAAGCTGCCCAAGTTGAAACTCATCGGTCAAACCGGCCGGGCGGCGACACATGTCGATTTGAAGGCGTGTACCGAGAAGGGAGTTGTTGTCTCTGCGGGCGGGTCGGGCAATCCCAACGCCACGGCGGAGTTGACTTGGGGATTGATTCTCTCCTCGTTACGCAATCTACCTTTGGAAGTCACCAGTTTGAAAAATGGCGGCTGGCAATCGACATTGGGCATCGGCGTGAGCGGCAAGACCATCGGCATTTACGCTTATGGCAAGATCGGCAGCATCGTCGCCGCGGTCGGCAAAGCGTTCGGCGCCCACGTCATTTGCTGGGGGCGGGAAGGTTCGACTGGCCGCGCGAAAGCCGCCGGCTTCGAAGTCGCCAACAGCCGCGAGGGCTTCTTTGCCGAAGCGGATATTTTGAGTCTGCACCTGCCGCTCAACAACGATACTCGCGGTATTGTCACGGGCGAGGATTTGGCGCGCATGAAACCGACGGCGCGGCTCGTCAACGCCAGCCGCTCCGGCTTGATCGCCAAGGGCGCGTTGGTCGCCGCGCTCAAAGCGGGGCGACCGGGGTTTGCCGCCGTGGATGTTTACGATAGCGAACCGGTGGGCGCCGATGAGCCATTGATTAAAATGGCCAACGTCACTTGCACACCGCACTTGGGTTACGTCACCCGGGAAAGTTACGAGGAATATTATGCGACCGTGGTCGACGATCTGGTGAACTTCGCCGCCGGCAAGCCGAGCAATGTGTTGAATCCGGTGCGCTGGTAA
- a CDS encoding phospholipid carrier-dependent glycosyltransferase gives MTPRRWRALKRHRMAELEKLLFAEATPASRHLFLLFLLCAALYFPYLGNLPFFDKGEPREALAVQDIVQRGEWLFPLKRATAIPSKPPLFHWSAALSEKITGNLNEATIRFPSAFYATLGVLLVYLLGRRLFGGPVAALSGAILATTLIYQNQALSARVDMTLGFFVSASLLLFYALYRDLLRHPLWYFALYGLVGLGTLAKGPLGLLLPALVMAVFLLLKRRWDLIAKFAFHPGVVLTLILVVGWYGLAITRGGEGFVNRQLLAENLNRFFGGSGHSHGVGYYLPYLLSLGLPWSLFLPFLLWDCFRRSSVPNDDRLFLKVWLAVMFIFFSLSAGKRPVYLLPLYPALALLTGLWIDDHNEAAGARRWLFRGLAMFAGLVGAILLAIVAGALWNHEPSWFFSPIAKLLKPKDRANLALIQNALNSLGAAFTVVLSVTMALWFCLGRNLWFGRLRMAAWIIVLNALPFMFISRGVLLPVIAADKSYREFMHEVNGRVGANDKLIIYGEFNSDPVLFYRGSFIDVDERPIAEVASKIVAGKGFVIMTEPSWKELQKLNTNLPAPLVHSTGKGPEGDAPLVLLQAAIL, from the coding sequence ATGACGCCACGGCGGTGGCGCGCGCTTAAGCGTCATCGGATGGCAGAATTGGAAAAATTACTTTTTGCCGAGGCGACGCCGGCAAGCCGCCATCTTTTTTTGCTATTCCTGCTCTGTGCCGCGCTCTACTTTCCATACCTCGGCAACCTGCCGTTTTTCGACAAAGGCGAGCCGCGCGAGGCGCTGGCGGTGCAAGACATAGTCCAGCGCGGCGAGTGGTTGTTTCCGCTCAAGCGCGCCACGGCGATTCCGTCCAAGCCGCCGTTGTTTCACTGGTCGGCGGCGCTGAGCGAAAAAATAACCGGGAATCTCAATGAAGCGACGATTCGTTTCCCCTCGGCGTTTTACGCCACGCTCGGTGTGCTGTTGGTTTATCTGCTCGGCCGCCGGCTGTTCGGCGGGCCGGTGGCTGCGCTCTCCGGTGCGATTCTCGCGACCACGCTGATCTATCAAAACCAAGCGCTGAGCGCGCGGGTCGACATGACGCTGGGTTTTTTCGTCAGCGCCAGCTTGCTGCTTTTCTACGCGCTCTATCGCGACTTGCTGCGCCATCCGCTCTGGTATTTCGCGCTTTACGGTTTGGTCGGTTTGGGCACGCTGGCCAAAGGGCCGCTGGGTCTCTTGCTGCCGGCGTTGGTGATGGCAGTTTTTCTCTTGCTTAAAAGACGTTGGGATCTCATCGCCAAGTTCGCTTTTCATCCCGGCGTGGTGCTGACGTTAATTCTCGTCGTCGGTTGGTACGGTTTGGCGATCACCCGCGGCGGCGAGGGGTTCGTCAATCGTCAGCTGCTGGCGGAAAATCTCAATCGCTTTTTCGGCGGCTCTGGCCATAGCCACGGCGTCGGTTATTATCTGCCCTATCTTCTTAGTTTGGGCTTGCCGTGGAGTTTGTTCTTGCCGTTTTTGCTTTGGGATTGCTTTCGGCGCAGCTCGGTTCCAAACGACGATCGATTGTTTCTAAAAGTCTGGCTGGCGGTGATGTTTATTTTCTTTTCACTCTCGGCGGGCAAGCGGCCGGTTTATCTTTTACCGCTGTATCCGGCGTTGGCGCTGTTGACTGGGTTATGGATTGACGATCATAACGAGGCGGCGGGCGCGCGCCGCTGGCTGTTTCGCGGCTTGGCGATGTTTGCCGGGCTAGTGGGTGCGATTCTACTCGCCATCGTTGCCGGCGCTTTGTGGAATCATGAGCCCAGCTGGTTCTTTTCACCCATCGCCAAACTGCTCAAGCCCAAGGATCGCGCCAATTTGGCCTTGATTCAGAACGCGCTGAATAGTCTGGGCGCGGCCTTCACCGTGGTTTTGTCGGTGACCATGGCTCTATGGTTTTGCTTGGGACGGAACTTGTGGTTTGGCCGGCTGCGCATGGCGGCGTGGATCATCGTGCTCAACGCCCTGCCGTTCATGTTCATCAGCCGCGGCGTGCTGTTGCCGGTGATCGCCGCGGACAAGAGTTATCGAGAATTCATGCACGAGGTCAATGGCCGCGTCGGTGCAAATGACAAGTTGATCATTTACGGCGAGTTCAACAGCGATCCGGTACTGTTTTATCGCGGTAGTTTCATCGACGTCGATGAGCGGCCCATTGCCGAGGTCGCATCAAAAATTGTTGCAGGCAAGGGTTTCGTCATCATGACCGAGCCGTCATGGAAAGAGCTGCAAAAGCTCAATACGAATCTGCCCGCGCCGCTTGTTCACAGCACCGGTAAAGGTCCCGAGGGCGACGCGCCATTGGTGCTGCTGCAAGCCGCGATCTTGTAA
- a CDS encoding lipopolysaccharide heptosyltransferase family protein, translated as MPTADKTGKAIRYWLNRRIRALAMGVMKRLTPNSIEEQFDLRRENIQRILLVCSIFRMGDLILATPAILLMRKNFPHAKIDFVGPSVVKVLFQKLPIDHQYEVFKSFPKVCWSYIVLLKQIRAAKYDLAVDICGSSAALGAFIIGFSQARLRAGARGKWDFWFNLRVAKPARRSQYANRPQLIAALGLESELVFPKVALSAEEKEIAKRRVATLLAANACAAMAAPAESKIVGFFVGGRITRGKRWEKESFLELIRCLLADGTRLMLFVGPEERELLPYFSAAFSAQAAVVCEPNARAFAGMIANCDLFIACDSGPVHLACALGIRTVAIFLRNNFAHWGPPAELARIVYRDKGPTVDMVLTAYREELALLSQRDPAAGGSAVNDATAVARA; from the coding sequence ATGCCGACGGCAGACAAGACGGGTAAAGCGATTCGCTACTGGTTGAACCGGAGAATTCGCGCCCTCGCCATGGGAGTGATGAAGCGGCTCACCCCCAATTCGATCGAGGAGCAGTTCGATTTGCGGCGCGAGAATATTCAGAGAATTCTTTTGGTGTGCAGCATTTTTCGCATGGGCGATCTGATTCTCGCGACGCCGGCGATCCTGCTCATGCGCAAGAATTTTCCCCATGCGAAAATCGACTTCGTTGGGCCGAGCGTGGTAAAAGTGTTGTTTCAAAAGTTACCCATCGATCATCAATACGAGGTTTTCAAAAGTTTTCCCAAAGTGTGTTGGTCCTATATTGTCCTGCTAAAGCAAATCCGTGCGGCGAAATACGACTTAGCCGTTGATATCTGCGGGTCCAGCGCGGCGCTGGGTGCCTTCATCATTGGGTTTTCCCAGGCGCGGCTCAGGGCGGGGGCGCGTGGCAAATGGGATTTTTGGTTCAACCTTCGGGTCGCGAAACCGGCCAGGCGGAGTCAATACGCCAATCGGCCGCAGCTGATCGCGGCGCTCGGCCTGGAAAGCGAGCTGGTGTTTCCCAAGGTGGCTCTGTCCGCCGAGGAAAAAGAAATCGCCAAACGGCGAGTCGCGACGCTGTTGGCGGCCAATGCGTGTGCGGCGATGGCGGCGCCGGCTGAAAGCAAGATTGTCGGGTTTTTTGTCGGTGGGCGAATAACCCGCGGGAAGCGCTGGGAGAAAGAAAGTTTTCTCGAGTTGATCCGTTGTCTGCTTGCCGACGGCACGCGGCTGATGCTTTTCGTCGGCCCGGAAGAGCGCGAGTTGTTGCCGTACTTCAGCGCCGCGTTCAGCGCCCAGGCGGCGGTCGTATGCGAACCGAATGCCCGCGCGTTTGCCGGCATGATCGCCAATTGCGATCTTTTTATTGCGTGCGACAGCGGTCCGGTGCATCTAGCCTGCGCCCTCGGAATTCGCACGGTGGCGATTTTTCTTAGAAATAATTTCGCCCACTGGGGCCCGCCCGCCGAGTTGGCGCGGATTGTCTATCGCGACAAGGGGCCGACGGTGGATATGGTTTTGACGGCTTACCGCGAGGAGTTGGCTCTGCTTTCGCAGCGCGATCCGGCGGCGGGCGGCAGTGCCGTGAATGACGCCACGGCGGTGGCGCGCGCTTAA
- a CDS encoding amidohydrolase gives MKRAFPVIDADGHVIENIKELRAFLPAAFHKEDGKREYVLFPRDGWMRGALSPRKREHPDAKRWIHFLDSCGISTTVLYTSAGLSIGLIHDHDWAVIMARAYNDWLHEHFLRVNPRFKGVALLAIQEPAEAAKELERCVRDLGMVGGMLAAVMNPMRGYGLPQFDPIFAAAERLNVPLGVHAGSAAELGLDHFTSFAGVYPLSHPFAQMQQLTSMMIHGVFERFPKLRVAFLESGCGWVPYLMDRLEESFEHRFNRWPHKAARSPKEIMRGGNLYYSCEVGESTLATVAALMGSSQLIWPSDFPHEKDWHEFSGDLDKFISRDDLSESITRQILSANPCRLYGLSESEMKVSLA, from the coding sequence GTGAAACGAGCCTTTCCAGTTATCGATGCCGATGGGCACGTCATTGAAAATATCAAGGAGCTGCGGGCGTTTTTACCGGCGGCTTTTCACAAGGAAGATGGCAAGCGGGAATATGTTTTGTTTCCCCGCGACGGCTGGATGCGCGGCGCGTTGTCGCCGCGCAAGCGCGAGCATCCGGATGCGAAGCGCTGGATTCACTTTCTCGACAGCTGCGGCATTTCGACTACCGTGCTCTACACCAGCGCGGGCTTGAGCATCGGCTTGATTCACGATCACGACTGGGCGGTGATCATGGCGCGGGCTTATAACGACTGGCTGCACGAGCACTTTCTGCGCGTCAATCCGCGCTTCAAAGGCGTGGCGCTGTTGGCGATTCAGGAGCCGGCGGAGGCGGCGAAGGAACTCGAACGCTGCGTGCGCGACCTCGGCATGGTCGGCGGCATGTTGGCCGCGGTGATGAATCCCATGCGCGGCTACGGCTTGCCGCAGTTCGATCCGATCTTCGCCGCGGCGGAGCGCTTGAACGTTCCGCTTGGTGTGCATGCCGGATCGGCGGCGGAGTTGGGCTTGGATCATTTCACCAGTTTCGCCGGCGTCTATCCGCTTAGCCATCCGTTCGCGCAGATGCAGCAGTTGACCAGCATGATGATTCACGGTGTCTTCGAACGCTTTCCCAAGCTGCGCGTGGCGTTTCTCGAATCGGGCTGCGGTTGGGTGCCCTATTTGATGGATCGCTTGGAAGAAAGTTTCGAACATCGCTTCAACCGCTGGCCGCACAAGGCGGCGCGATCGCCCAAGGAGATCATGCGCGGCGGCAATCTTTACTATTCCTGCGAAGTCGGTGAGTCGACCCTCGCCACGGTGGCGGCGTTGATGGGCAGCTCGCAACTGATCTGGCCGTCGGATTTCCCCCATGAGAAGGATTGGCATGAATTCTCCGGCGACTTAGATAAGTTCATCAGCCGCGACGATTTGTCGGAGTCGATCACGCGGCAGATTTTGTCGGCGAATCCTTGCCGGTTGTATGGATTGTCGGAGAGTGAAATGAAAGTTTCGCTGGCTTGA
- a CDS encoding SDR family oxidoreductase yields MSAGNFAERYGPWALITGASAGIGAEFARQLAALGLNLVLVARRREKLESLARQLEGQFKIQVLCVVADLSRQDFLPAIVHATESIDIGLLVNNAGFGVAGNFLAHDIEREIALLDVNCRALMILTHRFGNPMARRKKGGIILVSSVSAFIATPYEGHYAASKVYELFLAEALGYELKKDGVDVLALCPGSTDTEFHAIAGSPPVAAMAVHPVVELALRRLGKAPVAIPGWHNRLLVGILKLTPRRLHTYLAGRTMGRLTRQ; encoded by the coding sequence ATGTCCGCCGGGAATTTTGCCGAGCGTTACGGTCCTTGGGCGCTGATTACCGGAGCGTCCGCCGGTATCGGCGCCGAGTTCGCGCGCCAGTTGGCCGCTCTTGGCTTGAATCTCGTTTTAGTGGCGCGGCGGCGGGAAAAACTGGAAAGCTTGGCGCGCCAACTCGAAGGGCAATTCAAGATTCAAGTTCTCTGCGTCGTCGCCGATCTGTCGCGCCAAGATTTTCTCCCAGCTATCGTTCATGCCACCGAGTCGATCGACATCGGCCTGTTGGTCAACAACGCAGGCTTCGGCGTGGCGGGAAATTTCTTGGCCCATGACATCGAACGCGAAATCGCATTGCTCGACGTCAATTGCCGTGCTCTGATGATTCTCACTCATCGCTTTGGCAACCCCATGGCGCGGCGCAAGAAGGGCGGCATCATCCTGGTCTCGTCGGTGAGCGCGTTCATCGCGACGCCCTATGAAGGCCACTATGCCGCGAGCAAAGTTTACGAATTATTTTTGGCCGAAGCCTTGGGCTACGAGCTGAAAAAAGACGGCGTCGACGTGCTCGCTCTTTGTCCCGGTTCGACGGACACGGAGTTTCACGCCATCGCTGGAAGCCCGCCGGTGGCGGCGATGGCGGTCCATCCAGTGGTCGAGTTGGCGCTGCGCCGCTTGGGCAAAGCGCCGGTGGCGATCCCCGGCTGGCATAATCGCTTGTTGGTGGGAATTTTGAAACTTACGCCGCGCCGGCTGCATACCTATTTAGCCGGCCGAACCATGGGGCGACTGACGCGGCAATAA
- a CDS encoding glycosyltransferase family 39 protein: MRAHWLGDLMVLTGLLGLFFCFGLGGRALWAPDEGRYSEVAREMVASGDYLTPRLGGVRFFEKPPLFYWTQSVAIKLFGLREWALRLGPALFALFGCLAVYYCGRTLFGRRSGVCAVIVLATSCLYYVLSRTANLDMGLTVLLTGALISFLLALREPAASRRRWVWSFFICCALAVLQKGLIGIVLPGLIIISWLAIFREWKLLRSLHLGSGAAIFAAIVLPWHIWVAALHSDFFVFYFIGEHFERFLFKHEALNHPWSYIPVLLVGFFPWSPFLYQAIRHSLFRSSRPRHGYREALFLALWAGWVFVFFSLSSSKTIAYVLPMFPPLAILLGRYFAAALDRPAVEGLRVGYAMLLAAILLLVPLAAHGPQHYFERYSNWPDLEVPADESTLPSTALTVYADLQKSQPYVIAELAILLSGVLLAIYFGKRRRPGMSFAALAATSTMFLLVLNQSLPVFDQRRSVKDLAAAFQASLKPDDEVATYHAYYQDLPLYLQRHITQVGWVESFELGQVDFNRATNDDKSFWQKWDGPRRMFVVTDRATFDILRREQARAIHVVAANDYSVVFSNRLDLPALVN, translated from the coding sequence ATGCGCGCACATTGGCTCGGCGATTTGATGGTCCTCACGGGGTTGCTCGGCCTGTTCTTTTGTTTCGGCCTGGGTGGCCGCGCGCTATGGGCTCCCGACGAGGGACGCTACTCGGAAGTCGCTCGGGAAATGGTGGCCAGCGGCGATTACCTCACGCCGCGCCTCGGCGGCGTGCGCTTTTTTGAAAAACCGCCGCTCTTTTATTGGACCCAAAGCGTTGCCATAAAACTGTTCGGTTTGCGCGAGTGGGCGCTGCGCCTCGGGCCGGCGCTGTTCGCGCTGTTCGGCTGTCTCGCCGTTTACTATTGCGGCCGAACCTTATTCGGCCGGCGCAGCGGTGTCTGCGCCGTCATCGTGTTGGCAACTTCCTGTCTCTATTACGTCCTCAGCCGCACCGCCAACCTCGACATGGGGCTAACCGTATTGTTGACCGGCGCGTTGATTTCATTCTTGTTGGCGCTTCGCGAACCGGCGGCTTCGCGCCGCCGCTGGGTATGGTCGTTCTTCATTTGCTGCGCTTTGGCGGTATTGCAGAAGGGGTTGATCGGCATCGTTCTGCCGGGTCTGATAATTATTTCTTGGCTGGCGATCTTTCGCGAGTGGAAGCTGCTCCGTTCTCTCCATCTTGGTTCTGGTGCGGCGATCTTCGCCGCGATCGTTTTGCCGTGGCATATTTGGGTGGCGGCACTGCATTCAGATTTTTTTGTTTTTTATTTCATCGGCGAACATTTCGAACGGTTTCTCTTTAAACACGAAGCGCTCAATCATCCCTGGTCCTACATCCCGGTGTTGCTGGTTGGTTTCTTTCCCTGGTCGCCGTTTCTCTACCAGGCGATCCGCCATAGTTTGTTTCGCTCCTCGCGGCCGCGCCATGGTTATCGCGAGGCGCTGTTTCTCGCCCTGTGGGCCGGCTGGGTGTTTGTTTTCTTTTCGCTCTCAAGTTCGAAAACCATCGCCTACGTTTTACCGATGTTTCCGCCCTTGGCGATTCTCTTGGGACGTTACTTCGCGGCGGCGTTGGACCGTCCGGCGGTGGAGGGGCTGCGAGTCGGTTACGCCATGTTGCTGGCGGCGATTCTTTTGTTGGTCCCTTTGGCGGCGCATGGGCCGCAGCATTATTTCGAAAGATATTCCAATTGGCCCGATCTCGAAGTGCCCGCCGATGAATCGACATTGCCCTCCACCGCGTTGACGGTTTACGCCGACCTGCAAAAATCGCAGCCCTATGTGATCGCCGAGCTGGCGATCCTTTTGTCCGGTGTTTTACTGGCGATTTATTTTGGCAAGCGCCGCCGCCCCGGTATGTCGTTTGCCGCTCTGGCGGCGACCTCGACCATGTTTTTGCTGGTGCTCAATCAGAGTTTGCCGGTGTTCGACCAGCGTCGATCGGTGAAGGATCTTGCCGCGGCGTTTCAGGCTTCGCTGAAGCCTGACGACGAGGTGGCAACCTATCACGCTTACTACCAAGACTTGCCGCTCTATTTGCAACGTCACATTACTCAAGTGGGCTGGGTCGAATCCTTCGAACTCGGGCAGGTTGATTTCAACCGCGCAACCAACGACGACAAGTCCTTTTGGCAGAAGTGGGATGGGCCGCGCCGGATGTTCGTGGTCACCGATCGAGCGACGTTCGATATACTTCGGCGCGAACAAGCGCGGGCGATTCACGTCGTCGCGGCCAACGATTACAGCGTGGTTTTTTCAAATCGCCTGGATCTGCCGGCGCTGGTCAATTGA